The Toxorhynchites rutilus septentrionalis strain SRP chromosome 1, ASM2978413v1, whole genome shotgun sequence genome contains the following window.
GCAACAGATTGGTAGGAGggaaaaaaacatctggcagTACGAGTACGAGTCATTGGTGTTCAAAATGCCACTGGATAGTGGAGTAACCAGTGGACCGGTTGGGAAGCAAGTTTCATCGGCGGGGTGTGCCTGTGCGTCCGCTGTTGGTTCAACTCCAGGAGGAATCACTGCCGCAAGCATTGCGGGGGTTGTAGGAACCGGAAGTAAACAACTTGCATCGAAGAAATCTCTGAAGTTATCCAGCCTGGCGGATGACATGATGGGACCACCCTCGGCTACCGGAAGCAACCACGAGGAACCGTTTCGAGCCAGACTGCATCAGCTGTTTTCACAGATTGAACGAGAGTTCGAATTACTGCATGCGGAGAATTTGAGCCGTAAATTGCCGTTGAATGCATTTTTTGTACTCACAAGTTACAATAGTTTACTCTCGTTTCAGTGCACGAAAAGCTAGAGGCAGTCGCAGGAACTCCACGGGATTTTACGGCTGGAGAACGTTTACTTCCCCTGCAGGATTCGTATGAAGTGGACGGAGGGGTTAACAAGAGCTTCAAGTCAAAGTTGGGTAGTGCTGGAAGCAAAGTAAAAGCTAGTCACAAAATCAGAGCCCAAACCAGCAGAATTGTGTCCAGCTTTAAAGCGCAATCGGTGGTCAGCTCGTTAGTGCGTGAATTTTGCGGTCACAAAGATGGCGTGTGGCAGGTTACCACCAAAACGGGTCAACCGATTGTTGGCACTGCTTCAGCCGATCACAACGCGTGCATCTGGGGAATTGACACCGGACGATGTCTGTTGCAGTATCAGGGTCACAGTGGCTCGGTCAATTCGATAAAGTTTCATCACACGCGAGATCTGGTACTGACGGGGAGTGGTGACGCAACGGCACATATCTGGCAAGCAGCAGTGAATTGGGAAATACCAGCACGGAAAGGACATTCTTCGGAGGAGGAATTAGACGACGAAGAAGAGCCATACGAAGAAAAAGAGCGAATCGATGTGCTGAGGACTCCAATATGTGAGTTTTCCGGTCCAGGTGGTCATACGTCGGTTGTAGTGGCCGCCGATTGGCTCCCTGGTGGAGATCAGTTGATAACAGCCGGGTGGGATCGGACCGCGATACTGTGGGACGTAGAAACGCGGGAACCATTGCAACCACTCTGTGGACATGACGATGAACTAACACATGCATCGGCACATCAGAGCCAACGGTTAGTGGTCACTGCTTCGCGAGATTCTACTTTTAGGCTGTGGGATTTCCGCGACCCGATTCCGGCGGTGTCTGTATTTCAGGGACACACAGAGTAAGCGTCATAAATCCTATATGATTCGCACATTGTATCTGAACTGGATCATTTCATTATAGAAGCGTAACATCGACCGTTTTCACTCGCGATGACAAAGTGGTATCCGGCTCAGATGATCGCTCAGTTAAAGTGTGGGAGCTTCGAAATATGCGCTCTGCCTTGACCACCATCCGGACGGATTCGGCGGTGAATCGGCTTGCCGTTTCGGCCAGTGGTGTGATTGCTATTCCCCACGATAATCGCCACATTCGGCTGTTTGATTTGAACGGACAGCGAATCGCTCGATTGCCCCGAACAAGCCGGCAAGGTCACCGTCGGATGGTTTCATCCGTGGCTTGGACGGAGGATATCAGCTCGACCTGCAATTTGTTTTCGTCGGGATTTGATCGACGCGTGCTTGGCTGGGCCGTTTGCCTTCCCCCGAAGGATAACTAAAGGCACTTAACGCAAATTATTCCCTAATTCATATTAGATGTTTGTTTCAATCACCCATGTATATGTGTATAGAGAATTAGAGAATCGTTGTTACTTCATTGTCGGATAGGTTCTTACAaatatttgttagtttattCGTTCAGGTTAATGTGTTATTAAAGGCAGTTTAGGGGATTTTCTTCAAACGATCTGATAGCGGGTTCAACTGTGTTTTTTAGTTATAATTCTAGGATATGAGTTTACGGTTTCGTTTCATGACAGTGtcattttcaagcaacaaaGCAGACAAATGGTGTGTATTTTCCTGTATCAGATGTATGTAAAGGAACGGTCACTTTTCAAACTGTCCAATCAATCAGCATTCAGTATCAGGATATAATGCCTTCACCGGTCAAAAAAGCTGAATTTTATGCCACCAAGGAAAACGCTCATCACAAACATCCTAGTAATTCCTATAATACCCATTTTAACGACAAACATCGCTATCCACGGAACGTATCTAGAGAGTCTTTTACGAACATTTGTAAAGGGGACTGAGATTTTTTGCATCTATCGAACTTTGTTGTCATCAGTAAGATCAGTAAACGAACGTGTCGTATATAATCACATTTAGGGCTTGTTCCTTCGGTATGTTGACCATTTTAAAGCGTTAATGTATA
Protein-coding sequences here:
- the LOC129770381 gene encoding WD repeat-containing protein 37, which encodes MPLDSGVTSGPVGKQVSSAGCACASAVGSTPGGITAASIAGVVGTGSKQLASKKSLKLSSLADDMMGPPSATGSNHEEPFRARLHQLFSQIEREFELLHAENLSLHEKLEAVAGTPRDFTAGERLLPLQDSYEVDGGVNKSFKSKLGSAGSKVKASHKIRAQTSRIVSSFKAQSVVSSLVREFCGHKDGVWQVTTKTGQPIVGTASADHNACIWGIDTGRCLLQYQGHSGSVNSIKFHHTRDLVLTGSGDATAHIWQAAVNWEIPARKGHSSEEELDDEEEPYEEKERIDVLRTPICEFSGPGGHTSVVVAADWLPGGDQLITAGWDRTAILWDVETREPLQPLCGHDDELTHASAHQSQRLVVTASRDSTFRLWDFRDPIPAVSVFQGHTESVTSTVFTRDDKVVSGSDDRSVKVWELRNMRSALTTIRTDSAVNRLAVSASGVIAIPHDNRHIRLFDLNGQRIARLPRTSRQGHRRMVSSVAWTEDISSTCNLFSSGFDRRVLGWAVCLPPKDN